In Pseudomonas sp. GCEP-101, one DNA window encodes the following:
- a CDS encoding GTP 3',8-cyclase MoaA gives MIVDRQGRRFRNLRVSLTAACNYACTYCVPDGKRLVAAQDELPADSLVRGVAYLMEAAGIERLRVTGGEPLVSPKLDAFLQGVSRLGLQDIAITTNGQLLSKKLPLLLDCGIRRLNVSLDTLDADAFRRIARGGDLATVLKGLDEACAAGLKIKLNMVPLRGQNLDQVVPLLDYCLEHGFELRFIELMRMGHLAHDANAFHQQFVSLQELLERIGERHPYIQANAPVDATAIRYEVPGQGFFGVIANESVPFCRTCSRLRLSSTGWLHGCLSSSNRHYVGDLLDKPRHQALPALQRLLVRALADKQEVAFSGGVTIMKIIGG, from the coding sequence ATGATTGTCGACCGCCAGGGCAGGCGCTTTCGCAACCTGCGCGTCAGCCTGACCGCCGCCTGCAACTACGCCTGCACCTACTGCGTGCCGGACGGCAAGCGCCTGGTCGCCGCGCAGGACGAGCTGCCGGCCGATTCGCTGGTGCGCGGCGTCGCCTATCTCATGGAGGCCGCCGGCATCGAGCGCCTGCGGGTCACCGGCGGCGAGCCGCTGGTGAGCCCGAAACTGGATGCCTTCCTGCAGGGCGTCAGCCGGCTCGGTCTGCAGGACATCGCCATCACCACCAACGGCCAGCTGTTGTCGAAAAAGCTGCCGCTGCTGCTGGACTGCGGCATCCGCCGCCTGAATGTCTCCCTCGATACCCTGGATGCCGATGCCTTCCGGCGCATCGCCCGTGGCGGCGACCTCGCCACCGTGCTCAAGGGGCTCGACGAGGCCTGTGCCGCGGGCCTGAAGATCAAGCTGAACATGGTGCCGCTGCGTGGTCAGAACCTCGACCAGGTGGTGCCGCTGCTGGACTACTGCCTGGAGCACGGCTTCGAGTTGCGGTTCATCGAGCTGATGCGCATGGGCCACCTGGCCCACGATGCGAACGCTTTCCACCAGCAGTTCGTCAGCCTCCAGGAACTGCTGGAGCGGATCGGCGAGCGGCATCCCTATATCCAGGCCAACGCACCGGTGGATGCCACTGCCATTCGCTATGAAGTGCCGGGGCAGGGCTTCTTCGGCGTGATCGCCAACGAGAGCGTACCGTTCTGCCGGACCTGTTCGCGGCTGCGCCTGTCGTCCACCGGCTGGCTGCACGGCTGCCTGTCGTCGAGCAACCGCCACTACGTCGGCGACCTGCTGGACAAGCCGCGCCATCAGGCGCTCCCGGCGCTGCAGCGGTTGCTGGTACGCGCCCTGGCGGACAAGCAGGAGGTTGCCTTCTCCGGCGGCGTCACCATCATGAAGATCATCGGCGGCTGA
- the tmk gene encoding dTMP kinase, translating into MTGLFITLEGPEGAGKSTNREYLAERLRERGIEVQLTREPGGTPLAERIRELLLDPSDEPMAVDTELLLVFAARAQHIAQVIRPALARGAVVLCDRFTDATYAYQGGGRGLPVERIAQLESFVQGDLRPDLTLVFDLPVEIGLSRAAARGRLDRFEQEGRAFFEAVRATYLGRARAEPTRYHVLDAAQSLAAVQRDLDGLLPTLLERLNG; encoded by the coding sequence GTGACCGGCCTGTTCATCACCCTGGAAGGCCCCGAAGGCGCGGGCAAGAGCACCAATCGCGAGTACCTGGCCGAGCGCCTGCGCGAGCGCGGCATCGAAGTCCAGCTGACCCGCGAACCCGGCGGCACACCGCTGGCCGAGCGCATTCGCGAGCTGCTGCTGGACCCGAGCGATGAGCCGATGGCCGTGGATACCGAGTTGCTGCTGGTCTTCGCCGCACGCGCGCAGCACATCGCCCAGGTAATCCGCCCGGCCCTGGCGCGCGGCGCCGTGGTGCTCTGTGACCGCTTTACCGATGCGACCTACGCCTACCAGGGCGGCGGTCGTGGCCTGCCAGTGGAGCGCATTGCCCAGCTGGAAAGCTTCGTCCAGGGCGACCTGCGTCCGGACCTGACGCTGGTCTTCGACCTGCCGGTGGAGATCGGCCTGTCCCGCGCGGCGGCCCGTGGCCGGCTGGACCGTTTCGAGCAGGAAGGCCGCGCCTTCTTCGAGGCGGTGCGCGCTACCTACCTGGGTCGCGCCCGTGCCGAACCGACGCGCTACCACGTGCTCGATGCCGCCCAGTCGCTGGCCGCGGTGCAACGCGACCTCGACGGCCTGCTGCCGACCCTGCTGGAGCGCCTGAATGGCTGA
- a CDS encoding TatD family hydrolase gives MLVDSHCHLDRLDLAAHDGSLDAALDAARARGVSQFLCIGVSADNARAVKDLAERYADVHCSVGVHPLDLEPGAAPALDWLLGELNHPRVVAIGETGLDYHYEPEAAELQQEAFRLHLEAARLTGKPVIVHTREARADTLALLREAALPQAGVLHCFTEDWEMAKAALDIGFYISLSGIVTFRNAEQLREVARQVPVDRLLVETDSPYLAPVPHRGKPNLPEYVREVAEYLAVLRGVSFETLAEQTTANFRRLFPLAT, from the coding sequence ATGCTGGTTGATTCCCACTGCCACCTCGATCGCCTCGATCTCGCCGCCCATGACGGGTCGCTGGATGCTGCACTGGATGCCGCCCGCGCGCGCGGCGTCAGCCAGTTCCTGTGCATCGGCGTGAGTGCGGACAACGCCAGGGCAGTGAAGGATCTGGCCGAGCGCTACGCCGACGTGCACTGCTCGGTGGGCGTCCATCCGCTGGATCTGGAGCCGGGAGCGGCACCGGCGCTGGACTGGCTGCTGGGCGAGCTGAACCACCCGCGCGTGGTGGCCATTGGTGAGACCGGCCTGGACTATCACTACGAGCCCGAAGCCGCCGAGCTGCAGCAGGAGGCCTTCCGCCTGCACCTGGAGGCCGCCAGGCTCACCGGCAAGCCGGTCATCGTGCATACCCGCGAGGCCCGCGCCGATACCCTGGCGCTGCTGCGCGAGGCCGCGTTGCCGCAGGCCGGCGTGCTGCACTGCTTCACCGAGGACTGGGAAATGGCCAAGGCGGCGCTGGATATCGGCTTCTACATCTCGCTGTCGGGCATCGTCACCTTCCGCAATGCCGAACAACTGCGCGAGGTGGCGCGCCAGGTGCCGGTGGATCGCCTGCTGGTGGAAACCGATTCGCCCTATCTCGCGCCGGTGCCGCACCGCGGCAAGCCGAACCTGCCCGAGTACGTGCGCGAGGTCGCGGAATACCTGGCGGTGCTGCGCGGTGTGAGTTTCGAGACCCTGGCCGAGCAGACCACCGCCAACTTCCGCCGGCTGTTCCCCCTCGCTACCTGA
- a CDS encoding DUF1285 domain-containing protein, with translation MTDPQSQSDRAGNLLAQIPASKDKGLPPVHLWNPDCCGDIDMRIARDGTWYYLGTPIGRKPMVRLFSTIIRRDGDEYFLVTPVEKCGITVDDAPFVAVTLAVEGEGEQQVLRFTTNVEDDVVADAAHPIRVELDPQTQEPSPYVLVRVNLEALIHRNVFYQLVELAVPRMIDGVEWLGVWSSGEFFPIAPQP, from the coding sequence ATGACTGATCCACAGAGCCAATCGGACCGGGCCGGCAACCTGCTGGCGCAGATTCCCGCCAGCAAGGACAAGGGACTGCCGCCGGTGCATCTGTGGAACCCCGATTGCTGCGGCGATATCGATATGCGCATCGCCCGCGACGGCACCTGGTATTACCTGGGCACGCCGATCGGTCGCAAGCCGATGGTGCGGCTGTTCTCCACCATCATCCGCCGCGACGGCGACGAGTATTTCCTCGTGACGCCGGTGGAGAAATGCGGCATCACCGTGGATGACGCGCCCTTCGTCGCAGTAACCCTCGCGGTCGAAGGGGAGGGCGAACAGCAGGTGCTGCGCTTCACCACCAATGTCGAGGACGACGTGGTGGCCGATGCCGCGCATCCGATCCGTGTCGAGCTGGACCCGCAGACCCAGGAGCCGTCGCCCTACGTGCTGGTGCGGGTAAACCTGGAGGCGCTGATCCACCGCAACGTGTTCTACCAGTTGGTGGAACTGGCGGTTCCACGCATGATCGACGGCGTTGAATGGCTGGGTGTCTGGAGTTCGGGGGAGTTCTTCCCCATCGCGCCGCAGCCGTGA
- a CDS encoding radical SAM protein — MPNEFPISYIEPVFRPPSEAHSLILPVTNGCSWNQCGFCEMYTQPQKKFRARDEADVLEEIRRCGERLIVQRVFLADGDALVLPTRRLLNILRAIREHMPEVDRVSSYCLPRNLRKKSVDELKELADAGLRMAYVGAESGDDEVLARVNKGETYASTLDALGKLGEAGIKRSVMILNGLGGNTLSAQHADNSARLMNEAQPEFLSTLVVSFPTGEERLRAGFPDFQPLTQAELFVEVERLLSALELRDTVFRSDHASNYLVLKGTLGADKAKLLAQVRQAIEQPQRAHLRQEWQRGL; from the coding sequence ATGCCCAACGAATTCCCCATTTCCTATATCGAGCCGGTCTTCCGGCCGCCGAGCGAGGCGCACTCGCTGATTCTGCCGGTGACCAACGGTTGCTCCTGGAACCAGTGCGGCTTCTGCGAGATGTATACGCAGCCGCAGAAGAAATTCCGCGCCCGTGACGAGGCTGACGTGCTGGAAGAGATTCGCCGCTGCGGTGAGCGCCTGATCGTCCAGCGGGTGTTCCTGGCCGACGGTGATGCGCTGGTGCTGCCGACACGGCGGCTGCTCAACATCCTGCGCGCAATCCGCGAGCACATGCCCGAGGTGGATCGCGTTTCCAGCTACTGCCTGCCGCGCAACCTGCGCAAGAAGTCGGTGGACGAGCTGAAGGAGCTGGCCGACGCCGGCCTGCGCATGGCCTATGTGGGCGCCGAGTCCGGCGACGACGAGGTGCTGGCGCGGGTGAACAAGGGCGAGACCTATGCCTCTACGCTGGATGCCCTGGGCAAGCTGGGCGAGGCGGGGATCAAGCGCTCGGTGATGATCCTCAACGGCCTGGGCGGGAACACCCTGAGCGCCCAGCACGCCGACAATTCGGCGCGCCTGATGAACGAGGCGCAGCCGGAGTTTCTTTCCACCCTGGTCGTGAGCTTCCCGACGGGCGAGGAGCGCTTGCGTGCCGGCTTCCCGGACTTCCAGCCGCTGACACAGGCCGAGCTGTTCGTCGAGGTCGAGCGCCTGCTCAGCGCGCTGGAGCTGCGCGACACGGTGTTCCGCAGCGACCACGCCTCCAACTACCTGGTGCTCAAAGGCACGCTGGGGGCGGACAAGGCGAAGCTGCTGGCCCAGGTGCGCCAGGCCATCGAGCAGCCGCAACGTGCGCATCTGCGTCAGGAATGGCAGCGCGGCCTGTGA
- a CDS encoding TetR/AcrR family transcriptional regulator — MQKEPRKVREFRRREQEILDTALKLFLEQGEDSVTVEMIADAVGIGKGTIYKHFKSKAEIYLRLMLDYERDLADLFHSEDVARDKERLSRAYFEFRMRDPQRYRLFDRLEEKVVKTSQVPEMVEELHKIRESNFERLSQLIKERIAAGKLEDVPAYFHYCAAWALVHGAVALYHSPFWREVLEDQEGFFQFLMDIGVRMGNKRKRDGDTPAA, encoded by the coding sequence ATGCAGAAAGAGCCGCGCAAGGTTCGCGAATTCCGTCGTCGCGAACAGGAAATCCTCGACACCGCCCTCAAGCTGTTCCTCGAACAGGGCGAAGACAGTGTCACGGTCGAAATGATCGCCGATGCGGTGGGCATCGGCAAAGGCACGATTTACAAGCACTTCAAATCCAAGGCGGAAATCTACCTGCGCCTGATGCTGGATTACGAGCGCGATCTGGCCGACCTGTTCCACTCCGAAGACGTCGCCCGCGACAAGGAGCGCCTGTCGCGCGCCTACTTCGAGTTCCGCATGCGCGACCCGCAGCGCTACCGCCTGTTCGACCGCCTGGAAGAAAAGGTGGTGAAGACCAGCCAGGTCCCGGAGATGGTCGAGGAACTGCACAAGATCCGCGAATCCAACTTCGAGCGCCTGAGCCAGCTGATCAAGGAACGCATTGCGGCGGGCAAGCTGGAAGATGTGCCGGCCTACTTCCACTACTGCGCGGCCTGGGCACTGGTGCACGGCGCCGTGGCGCTGTACCACTCGCCGTTCTGGCGCGAAGTGCTGGAGGACCAGGAGGGCTTCTTCCAGTTCCTCATGGACATCGGCGTGCGCATGGGCAACAAGCGCAAGCGCGACGGCGATACACCGGCCGCCTGA
- a CDS encoding PilZ domain-containing protein yields the protein MSLPPNLGPRNGILSLTIKDKSVLYAAYMPFIRNGGLFIPTNKTYKLGDEVFMLLNLMDEPEKIPVAGKVVWITPKGAQGNRAAGIGVQFNDGDNTARNKIETYLAGALKSDRPTHTM from the coding sequence ATGAGCTTGCCACCTAATCTGGGTCCGCGTAACGGAATCCTGTCCCTGACCATCAAGGACAAGTCCGTGCTGTATGCTGCCTACATGCCGTTCATCCGCAACGGTGGGCTGTTCATTCCGACCAACAAGACCTACAAGCTGGGCGATGAGGTCTTCATGCTGCTCAACCTGATGGACGAGCCGGAGAAGATCCCGGTGGCCGGCAAGGTGGTCTGGATCACCCCCAAGGGCGCCCAGGGCAACCGCGCCGCGGGTATCGGCGTGCAGTTCAACGATGGCGACAACACCGCGCGCAACAAGATCGAGACCTACCTTGCCGGCGCGCTGAAGTCGGACCGTCCGACCCACACCATGTAG
- a CDS encoding aminotransferase class V-fold PLP-dependent enzyme produces the protein MISFSSEFPQHSGLRYLNHAAVAPWPKRAADAVAAFAQENIQQGARDYPQWLTLEKRLRERLMRLVNAQSTGDIALVKNTSEALSFVAFGLDWRAGDQVVISNQEFPSNRVVWEALKPRGVEVIQVSLEGADPEGNLLAACTPRTRLMSVSAVQYASGLRLDLERLGAGCRQRGVLYCIDAIQQLGALPFDVQAYDCAFAMADGHKWMLGPEGLGVFYCRAAEREQLALQEYGWHMLENAGNYDLADWQPARSARRFECGSPNMLGAVALEASLSLLEEVGMATVGELVQARVQQLQDGLARIGGASLHSPLDPVRRAGILTFSLAGWDNARLLERLRAEQVVCIQRGAGIRFSPHFYTSETLIEETLALIGALAGQ, from the coding sequence ATGATTAGCTTTTCTTCCGAGTTTCCCCAACACAGCGGCCTGCGCTACCTGAACCATGCCGCCGTCGCCCCCTGGCCCAAGCGCGCGGCAGACGCTGTCGCCGCGTTCGCCCAGGAGAATATCCAGCAGGGCGCCCGCGACTACCCTCAGTGGCTGACCCTCGAGAAACGCCTGCGCGAGCGTCTGATGCGCCTGGTGAACGCCCAGAGCACGGGCGACATCGCGCTCGTGAAGAACACCTCCGAGGCCCTGTCGTTCGTCGCCTTCGGCCTGGACTGGCGCGCCGGCGACCAGGTGGTGATCAGCAACCAGGAGTTCCCCTCCAACCGCGTCGTCTGGGAAGCGCTGAAGCCGCGCGGCGTGGAAGTCATCCAGGTCAGCCTGGAAGGAGCCGACCCCGAGGGCAACCTGCTGGCCGCCTGCACGCCCCGCACGCGCCTGATGTCCGTCAGCGCCGTGCAATACGCCAGCGGGCTGCGCCTGGACCTGGAGCGCCTGGGCGCCGGTTGCCGCCAGCGTGGCGTGCTGTATTGCATCGACGCCATCCAGCAGTTGGGCGCCCTGCCCTTCGACGTCCAGGCGTACGACTGTGCCTTCGCCATGGCCGATGGCCACAAGTGGATGCTCGGCCCGGAGGGCCTGGGTGTGTTCTATTGCCGCGCCGCCGAGCGCGAACAACTCGCGCTGCAGGAGTATGGCTGGCATATGCTGGAAAACGCCGGCAACTACGACCTGGCCGACTGGCAGCCGGCACGCAGCGCGCGGCGTTTCGAATGCGGCAGCCCGAACATGCTCGGCGCCGTGGCGCTGGAAGCCAGCCTGAGCCTGCTGGAAGAGGTCGGCATGGCAACGGTGGGTGAACTGGTGCAGGCACGCGTACAGCAGTTGCAGGACGGCCTGGCCCGCATCGGCGGCGCTTCGCTGCACAGCCCGCTGGACCCGGTGCGGCGCGCCGGCATCCTGACCTTCAGCCTGGCCGGCTGGGACAACGCCCGACTGCTGGAGCGCCTGCGCGCCGAGCAGGTGGTGTGCATCCAGCGCGGCGCGGGCATCCGCTTCTCACCGCACTTCTACACCAGCGAGACGCTGATCGAGGAAACCCTGGCGCTGATCGGGGCTTTGGCGGGGCAATAA
- a CDS encoding DNA polymerase III subunit delta': MADIYPWQQGLWQQLSSRPRHAHAYLLHGPAGIGKRVLAENLVHLLLCQRPEGGKACGQCKACQLLAAGTHPDFFLLEPEEPEKPIRVDQVRELVEFVVQTAQLGGRKVVLLEPAEAMNLNAANALLKSLEEPSGDTVLLLISHQPSRLLPTIKSRCVQQACPQPTAEQARTWLAASLPDESSDALDELLVLAGGSPLTALRLHGQGVREQRAQVVEGVKKLLKQQVAPGQLAESWNGVPLPLLFDWFCDWALLILRYQLARDEDGLGLTDMRKVVQYLAEKSTQPKVLAMQDWLLMQRQKVLNKANLNRALLLEALLVQWASLPGPG, from the coding sequence ATGGCTGACATCTATCCCTGGCAGCAGGGTCTTTGGCAACAGCTCAGCAGCCGCCCGCGCCACGCCCATGCCTATCTGCTGCACGGGCCGGCCGGTATCGGCAAGCGCGTGCTGGCGGAGAATCTCGTGCATCTGCTGCTCTGCCAGCGCCCCGAGGGCGGCAAGGCGTGCGGGCAGTGCAAGGCCTGCCAGCTGCTGGCCGCCGGCACCCACCCCGATTTTTTCCTGCTGGAGCCGGAAGAGCCGGAGAAACCGATTCGCGTCGACCAGGTGCGTGAACTGGTCGAATTCGTGGTGCAGACCGCACAGCTGGGCGGGCGCAAGGTGGTCCTGCTGGAGCCCGCCGAGGCGATGAACCTCAATGCCGCCAACGCGCTGCTGAAAAGCCTCGAAGAGCCCTCTGGCGATACCGTGCTGCTGCTCATCAGCCACCAGCCCAGCCGGCTGCTGCCGACCATCAAGAGCCGCTGCGTGCAGCAGGCGTGCCCGCAGCCGACCGCCGAGCAGGCGCGCACCTGGCTGGCAGCGTCTTTGCCGGATGAGTCGTCCGACGCGCTGGACGAATTGCTGGTGCTGGCCGGCGGCTCGCCGCTGACCGCGCTGCGCCTGCATGGCCAGGGCGTACGCGAGCAGCGCGCGCAGGTGGTGGAGGGCGTGAAGAAGCTGCTCAAGCAGCAGGTTGCCCCAGGTCAGTTGGCCGAAAGCTGGAACGGCGTACCCTTGCCGCTGTTGTTCGACTGGTTCTGCGACTGGGCGCTGCTGATCCTGCGCTACCAGTTGGCGCGTGACGAGGACGGCCTGGGCCTGACCGACATGCGCAAGGTCGTACAGTATCTCGCCGAAAAATCGACTCAGCCCAAGGTGCTGGCCATGCAGGACTGGTTGCTGATGCAACGGCAAAAGGTCCTCAACAAAGCCAACCTTAACCGTGCCTTGCTTCTCGAAGCACTGCTCGTACAGTGGGCAAGTCTCCCCGGGCCGGGCTAG
- a CDS encoding electron transfer flavoprotein subunit beta/FixA family protein encodes MKVLVAVKRVVDYNVKVRVKADNSGVDLANVKMSMNPFCEIAVEEAVRLKEKGVATEIVAVSVGPTAAQEQLRTALALGADRAILVESNDELNSLAVAKALKAIVDKEQPQLVILGKQAIDSDNNQTGQMLAALTGYAQGTFASKVEVAGDKVNVTREIDGGLQTVALNLPAIVTTDLRLNEPRYASLPNIMKAKKKPLDVVTPDALGVSTASTVKTVKVEAPAARSAGIKVKSVAELVEKLKNEAKVI; translated from the coding sequence ATGAAGGTTCTTGTAGCTGTCAAACGAGTGGTTGACTATAACGTCAAGGTCCGCGTCAAGGCGGACAACTCCGGCGTCGATCTCGCCAACGTCAAGATGTCCATGAACCCCTTCTGCGAAATCGCCGTGGAAGAGGCCGTCCGCCTGAAAGAGAAAGGCGTCGCCACCGAGATCGTTGCGGTTTCCGTCGGCCCGACCGCTGCCCAGGAGCAACTGCGTACCGCGCTGGCGTTGGGTGCTGATCGCGCCATCCTCGTCGAATCCAACGACGAACTGAATTCCCTGGCTGTCGCCAAGGCCCTGAAAGCCATCGTCGATAAAGAGCAGCCGCAGTTGGTCATCCTCGGCAAGCAGGCCATCGACAGCGACAACAACCAGACCGGCCAGATGCTGGCTGCACTGACTGGCTACGCGCAGGGCACCTTCGCCTCCAAGGTGGAAGTAGCTGGCGACAAGGTCAACGTCACCCGTGAAATCGACGGCGGCCTGCAGACCGTTGCCCTGAACCTGCCGGCGATCGTGACCACCGACCTGCGCCTGAACGAGCCGCGCTACGCGTCGCTGCCCAACATCATGAAGGCGAAGAAGAAACCGCTGGACGTGGTGACCCCGGACGCCCTGGGCGTTTCCACCGCTTCCACCGTGAAGACCGTGAAAGTCGAAGCGCCGGCTGCCCGTAGCGCCGGTATCAAGGTCAAGTCCGTTGCCGAACTGGTCGAGAAACTGAAGAACGAGGCGAAAGTAATCTGA
- a CDS encoding DUF4823 domain-containing protein, which translates to MRHLILILAFAALGGCMTPNDLADGTDYYLRDAGFLDHSQTRRTSNWRLQQDSFIYIAQGPFVPPGHPYARPNVVAEEAFNGFVQYFPLVRRAKSPLGLEGAMQEARAAGANYLLYTRFARGEDNAGTYEQYEDTDNAVGRDRSVIQVMLIETDNRYLVDSATIRSRGGFLTFYDASPEDLIGRPLEDYARSLLGVKTREEYQ; encoded by the coding sequence ATGCGCCACCTGATACTGATCCTTGCCTTCGCCGCCCTTGGCGGTTGCATGACCCCCAACGACCTGGCCGACGGCACCGATTACTACCTGCGCGACGCGGGCTTCCTCGACCACAGCCAGACGCGCCGCACCTCGAACTGGCGCCTGCAGCAGGACTCCTTCATCTACATCGCCCAGGGGCCGTTCGTGCCGCCCGGCCATCCCTATGCGCGGCCCAACGTGGTGGCAGAGGAGGCATTCAACGGCTTCGTCCAGTACTTCCCGCTGGTGCGCCGGGCCAAGAGTCCGCTCGGGCTGGAGGGGGCGATGCAGGAGGCTCGCGCGGCAGGCGCCAATTATCTGCTGTATACGCGCTTCGCCCGTGGGGAGGACAATGCCGGGACCTACGAGCAGTACGAAGACACCGATAATGCCGTGGGCCGCGACCGCAGCGTGATCCAGGTGATGCTGATCGAAACCGACAACCGCTACCTGGTGGACAGCGCGACCATCCGCAGCCGCGGCGGTTTTCTGACATTCTATGACGCCAGCCCCGAGGACCTGATCGGGCGCCCGCTGGAAGACTATGCCCGCAGCCTGCTGGGGGTGAAGACGCGAGAGGAGTACCAATGA
- a CDS encoding electron transfer flavoprotein-ubiquinone oxidoreductase, protein MEREFMEFDVVIVGAGPAGLSAACRLKQKAADAGQEISVCVVEKGSEVGAHILSGAVFEPRALNELFPNWKELEAPLNTPVKRDDIYVLKSPEAAAKVPNFFVPKTMHNEGNYIISLGNLCRWLAQQAEGLGVEIYPGFAAQEALIDENGVVRGIITGDLGVDREGNPKEGYYTPGMELRAKYTLFAEGCRGHIGKQLIKKYKLDSEADAQHYGIGIKEIWDIDPSKHEQGLVVHTAGWPLNDDNPGGSFLYHLENNQVVVGLIIDLSYTNPHLSPFDEFQRYKHHPVIKQYLEGGKRVAYGARAICKGGLNSLPKMVFPGGALIGCDLGTLNFAKIKGSHTAMKSGMLAADSVAEALFAGREGGDVLNNYVDAFKGSWLYDELFRSRNFGAAMHKFGAIGGGAFNFIDQNIFGGKIPFTLHDTTPDYATLKKASEAPKIDYPKPDGKISFDKLSSVFLSNTNHEEDQPIHLKLTDPNTPIEKNLPLYDEPAQRYCPAGVYEVVSNDDGSKRFQINAQNCVHCKTCDIKDPAQNITWVAPEGTGGPNYPNM, encoded by the coding sequence GTGGAACGCGAATTTATGGAATTCGACGTCGTCATCGTCGGCGCCGGCCCTGCCGGTCTGTCCGCCGCATGCCGACTGAAACAGAAGGCCGCCGACGCCGGTCAGGAAATCAGCGTCTGTGTGGTCGAGAAGGGTTCCGAAGTGGGCGCCCACATTCTCTCGGGCGCCGTGTTCGAGCCCCGCGCGCTGAACGAGCTGTTCCCCAACTGGAAGGAACTCGAAGCGCCGCTCAACACCCCCGTCAAGCGCGACGACATCTATGTGCTCAAGAGCCCGGAAGCGGCGGCCAAGGTGCCGAACTTCTTCGTGCCCAAGACCATGCACAACGAAGGCAACTACATCATCTCCCTGGGCAACCTGTGCCGCTGGCTGGCCCAGCAGGCCGAAGGCCTGGGCGTCGAGATCTACCCGGGCTTTGCCGCCCAGGAAGCACTGATCGACGAGAATGGCGTAGTGCGCGGCATCATCACCGGTGACCTGGGCGTCGACCGCGAAGGCAACCCGAAAGAGGGGTACTACACCCCCGGCATGGAGCTGCGCGCCAAGTACACCCTGTTCGCCGAAGGCTGCCGTGGCCACATCGGCAAGCAACTGATCAAGAAGTACAAGCTCGACAGCGAAGCCGACGCCCAGCACTACGGCATCGGCATCAAGGAAATCTGGGATATCGACCCGTCCAAGCACGAGCAGGGCCTGGTGGTGCACACCGCCGGCTGGCCGCTGAACGACGACAACCCGGGCGGCTCCTTCCTTTATCACCTGGAAAACAACCAGGTGGTGGTCGGCCTGATCATCGACCTGTCCTACACCAACCCGCACCTGTCGCCGTTCGACGAGTTCCAGCGCTACAAGCACCACCCGGTGATCAAGCAGTACCTGGAAGGTGGCAAGCGCGTGGCCTATGGCGCTCGCGCCATCTGCAAGGGCGGCCTGAACTCGCTGCCGAAGATGGTCTTCCCCGGCGGCGCGCTGATCGGTTGCGACCTGGGCACCCTGAACTTCGCCAAGATCAAGGGCAGCCACACCGCCATGAAGTCCGGCATGCTGGCCGCCGACTCGGTGGCCGAAGCGCTGTTCGCCGGCCGCGAAGGCGGCGACGTGCTGAACAACTACGTCGATGCGTTCAAGGGCAGCTGGCTGTACGACGAGTTGTTCCGCAGCCGTAACTTCGGCGCGGCGATGCACAAGTTCGGCGCCATCGGTGGCGGTGCGTTCAACTTCATCGACCAGAACATCTTCGGCGGCAAGATCCCGTTCACCCTGCACGATACGACCCCGGACTACGCGACCCTGAAGAAGGCCAGCGAAGCGCCGAAGATCGACTATCCGAAGCCGGACGGCAAAATCAGTTTCGACAAGCTCTCCTCGGTGTTCCTGTCCAACACCAACCACGAGGAAGACCAGCCGATCCACCTGAAGCTGACCGACCCCAACACCCCGATCGAGAAGAACCTGCCGCTCTACGACGAGCCCGCGCAGCGTTACTGCCCGGCCGGCGTGTACGAAGTGGTGAGCAACGACGACGGCAGCAAGCGCTTCCAGATCAACGCCCAGAACTGCGTACACTGCAAGACCTGCGACATCAAGGACCCGGCCCAGAACATCACCTGGGTTGCCCCGGAAGGCACCGGTGGTCCGAACTACCCCAACATGTAA